ATTTTTTGGCTGATTTTAGCTTTTTTCATTATTAAAATTTTTAATTTTTTTGAATTACAAAACAATATTAAATTCAGCCTATAATTTCATTTTAGTTTTATTTTTTTGATTGCCAAAATCGATCTTTGCCTTCTGCTATCCATTCTAGAGACTGATCAATTCGTTTTTGCAGTGTGCCTTCCGTTTTTGCATCTGCAAGCCAAATGATATAGTTCTTGCGAAATGAAGGCGATTTGCTTTCGAAAATTTCGGTTGCTTTTTTGTCATTTTTTAATGCATCAAGAAATGCTTTTGGCGCAGTAACTTCAACTGTTGATTTCTCTTTTATAGGTTTAGGTTTTGCAATACTGTTAGCATTTAGTTCCATTGCTTCTCTGATATATGTAACTAATATTTTCTCGTTGGGCAATTCAGTTATGTCTTTTAATTTGTCCATGTATCCAAACTTTTTTCCTGCTTTTACGCTATCTTGAATGGTTTTATCTTTCATTAATTCTGCTTTATAAAGACTAAACGAACAATGTTGCTTAAAACCTCCCATCATACACAAATGGTCACCTTTGTATGAATAATGAGGTGTTCCCCATTTTATACTTTCTTGCACATCAGGACAGGTGCTATATATTATTTCTCTTAAGCGGTTAAGTATAGGCTTTGCAAAATCTGCCATTTTATCGATATAGGCAGTAACTTCTTTATTGTAATTTTCCATTGTATAAGGGATTTAATTTATGGTAAGAAAGACTAAAACTTCTGTTAGCGGTTCGTTATTTTTTATTCCACCAACTCTTGATAAACTCCTCTTTCAAGTTTTATATTTAGGCGTTGATAAAATTCAGTAGGATTGAAATGTGCTCTTTTGAATTCAGCTTGAATCATTGATTTTGCATTGTCCAAGTATTCTTGATTCTCCCAAGTCGCGATGGTTAGTATTGTCAAGTTGCCTAATGTGTCAGTTTGTTCAAAGGCTTCTCCGTTTATATAACCTGCAAGTGTTTTGATAAAAGTTCTGTTATAATTCGCTTTTTGTTTGAACTCATTGACAGAGCTTTTGGGAACATAAAATTTGTCGATAAAATAAACTGTGTTTGTTGTTGTATCTTGGTTTTCCATTTCGGTTGCATTTGATTTTTTTACGCTAGTTTTTTCTTTTTGTCCATAGATTTTAGATTGTGTAAAGAGCAATACCAGAACTATGATAAATGATAAGTTGCAATATGATTTCATTGTCTTAATTTTTTTGATTATTACTATTGTAAAATTCTCAAAATCAAAAACTAAATCCTTGTAAAAAATCATTGAATTACCAAAAGGAATTTATTTTATAAAAATCAGTTGGACTTTGCCCAGTAAATAATTTAAAATCTTTATTAAAATGGGGTTGGTCATAATATCCAGTTTCAAAAACCCTTTCAAGTAAATTTATATCACCTTGTTTTGCGAGCGAAGATAACTTTACAATTGTCGAATATTTTTTTGGTGTTGTTCCAACAGTTTTTCTGAACCTTTTTTCAAATGCATCATTACTTATGTATAATGATTTTGCCAGTTCAGTAATTTTCAAACTTCCTTTTGTAGAATTGATTTTGTCAATTGCTGCTGTTATTAAGTCATCTCTTCCTTTTACTTCTAGTTTTGATAATAGAAAATTTTCGATTATTGAAATTTTTTGTTCAATTCCTTGATTTTCAAATAACAGAGATTCAATCTGATGAATTTCTTTCTGATTGAAAAAATTGTCAAGCGAAACCGTTTTTTCGAATAATTCGTGAGCCGGCATTTTTGAAAAAGCAGAAATTCCTGTTTCCGTAAATAATATAATAATGGCAGAAGTATTTTCAGAATAATTGATAAGTCTTACAGATTTTCTTAATCCTGAAATTGTAGATGATGGTAAGGACTCACAATTATTATCGGATATATAACTTATCTGCCCATTAATTCGAAACGAAATTGCAAGAGAAGTCATCGGTAAGACCCTATTTATTATTTCATTCCCGCTTTCAATAAGTCTGAATGTTTTTATATAAGGTCTTAAAATTACTTTTGGTTTATAGTCTGTAACTTTCATTATATAAAGGGTTTATAACGTATTGTAATTTGCAGTGACGCCTAATTCGTGTATATTCCGATATCATAAAAGGCGTCTTTAATATTCAAAAATTAGGGTAACGTTCTATTATTTTGCTAAATTATAAATAAATAATTACAAATTATTAAATAGTTTTTTGATTTGTTTGATGTAGAATATTTTAAATCAGATGTTTAAAAAAAACTTCAAAAAAATTGCGAAACCGAAAAGTTGCATGTATATTTGCAACCAATTGGTTTCGTAAAAAAAAGAAAAGGAAATGAGGAGAGATATATTTCAGGCGATAGCCGATCCCACAAGGAGAGCAATTATTACGCTCATTGCATTACAGGCTATGACGCCAAATGCGATTGCAGAACATTTTGATACAACACGACAGGCAGTTTCAAAACATTTAAAAATATTAGCAGAATGCGAGCTGGTAAAACAAGAACAGCAAGGACGAGAAATTTATTATAGTCTTGAAATAGACAAAATGAAGGAAATAGACAAATGGTTGGAGCAATTCAAAAAGATTTGGGAAACTCGTTTTAACCAATTGGATGATTTATTATTAACAATTAAAAACACGAAAAAGTGATGAACAGCAATTTACAATTCGACTTTCTTGTAGACAAGGAGAAGAATACGATTACAGTAAGAAGAGAATTCCTTGCCGACCAACAATTAGTTTGGGATTGTTATACAAAAAAGGAACTCCTGGATCAATGGTTTGCACCAAAACCACTAACGACCAAAACCAAAGTAATGGACTTTAGTAATGGTGGTCAATGGCATTATGCAATGATAGAACCTAATGGAACTGAATATTGGGGTTTGACTACCTATCTTGAAATAAAGCCAATTGAATATTACAAAGCATTAGATGCATTTTGTAATGAAGCTGGGGAAATTAATTCTGATTTTCCACAGGCAAAGTGGCTGGTTAGCTTTGCAAGTAAAAAAGAAAACACAGTTGTTGAAACTATTGTTACCTACGATTCACTTCAAGATTTAGAAGCAGTGATCCAAATGGGAATGAAAGACGGATTGACTTCAACACTTGAAAGATTAGACGATTTATTATTAACTTTAAAATAAAAGTAATGAATACTAATCTGACATTCGATTTTACTGTGAACAAAGAAACGAATACAGTTCATGTAAAAAAAGAATTCGCAGCTGGTTTGGCGTTGGTTTGGGACGCTTATACCAAACCAGAATTGCTTGATCAATGGTGGGGGCCAAAACCTTGGTTTACCAAAACCAAATCAATGGAATTCATAGAAGGTGGGCGAAGGTTATATGCTATGTGTGGACCAGAAGGGCAAGAACATTGGGCATTGGCCGATTTTACTTCTATCTCTCCTAAAACTAATTTTAAGTTTTTGAGTGGTTTTTGTGATAAAGACGGTAATATAAATAAAGAAATGCCACGTTCTGTGTGGAATATTGATTTTGTTGATAAAGAAAATACTACTTTTGTAGATATTGCGATTAAACACGAAACATTAGCCAATTTGGAACAACTACTTGTTATGGGCTTCAAAGAAGGATTTACCATAGCTTTAAATGGATTGGATAAATTATTTGCTAACACTTAAAAATCAGATACTAATGAAAAACAAAATCTTCTTCGTTTTGAGTCTTTTATTCGGACTTCTATTTATCAATGCAGGACTCAACAAGTTCTTTTATTATATGCCAATGCCAGCGAATTTGCCTGAAAAAATGCAAAAAGCAATGGCTGCATTTACCGAAATAGGTTGGATTATGCCACTTACTGGTGCGGTCGAAGTTTTGGGAGGATTGTTAATTATCATTCCAAAGACTAGAGCATTAGGAGCTATCATGATATTACCAGTTATGGTTGGAATTCTTTTAACGAATATTGTGCAGGACACTAGCGGTTTGCCTTTTGCTGCGGTCTTATTTATTATTTTGATTTCAATAATGCTTCAAAATAAAGAAAAGTATTCGCCTTTGTTTAAATAGAAATCAATTTAAAAATGCCATAAGAAAGCCCTAAACATTATAAAAAATGTTTAGGGCTTTTTATTTTATTGACTACCAATGTGAAAATTATATAATTAATTCTAAAAGTTTTATAAAATAGTAAAATAGGGGATTTATAAATTTGGAATATCATTAAAACGCAAGTTGAAATTAGTAAAATGCATTTTATAATTTAAAATAAAGTAGTATGCCTTGGTCCTATAAAGATTATCCGCCAGCGATGAAAAATCTTCCAACCAAAGTTCGTCACAAAGCTATTGAAATAGCCAATGCAATATTAGTAGATGGAAAATTGGACGAAGGTGCTGCTATAGCTATCGGTATTAGCAAAGCTAATGACGTGATGACTGATGGAACAAAGAAAAAGTGATTTCAAAAAATAAATTCTAAAATAAATCTAAAAGATATGGGGGGTATCTATGATTAATTGCATCTAGGAATTTATGAATTGAAATGGCTAAATACCATCAATAATCAAAGCCAAGTAGGTATGGCTTTGATTAGGATGCAAAATGATGACTTGTACTTAACAAGTCAATAAAAAAGGGTTAGAGTATTATATTCTAACCCTTTTTACTATTAAAAATTTTAAGTAATCGAATTGTTGAGATTTGGTTTGTACTAAAATTATAAAAATTATGAAACTTTATACAAAAATTATATAACGCTATTTGTGAGTGTATTACGAAATTTGAATATGTCAAAAATGAAAAATAAAATCATTTTATAATTCCTTTTAAGAGTGAAAAAAACTGAGATCTATTCTAAAATCCATTAAAAATGAAAAGTATATACTTGAAGGCTGGAAAAACACAAGATGTTTTTAATGATTTGAAAGATAATTTCAATGGTATATTAACACTATGTAATGATGAATTCAATTTGGTAGTAGAGTCTTACTTTGCCAGAGGAAACATTAAGGGAATAACATTTCCTGATGGAATGACCTTTCTAGAATTTGATATGATTTTTCATGATGATGTTAGACTAAGTATGGAATTATTGAAAACATCACCTATTTTCTTTGCATACTGTTCTCAAGGAACTATTCAACATAGTTTTGGTGAGCAAGGGGAAAGAAAAAGCATTAAGAAACAGCATACAGGTATTCTTAAGAGTGCATCTAGTGTTAATAGTATACTACATTTTGCAAAACATACTCCGACTAAATTTTATGTAATTGAAATAGGTATTGATGTTGTTAATAGTCAAAATGCAGAATTAATTAAGAAATTAAAAAATACATTTTTCCAAACAAAAGAGAATTATTTGGATATAAGCTATCAAAGTCTAAAAATCACTCAGAAAATTGAAGAATTGAATATGTTGATTCAAAAAGGTAATGTTGGGAAATTATTAAAAAATCAAATCCTGGAGGATATTATAGAATTGGAAATAGGGAAAAATACGGATGTATTTACTGAAGTAGCGCAGAGAATAAACTCTTTTAGATTAAAACAAATTGATGAAATAGAAAGAGTATTAAATTTTGTTATAGATGTTACTTTTGAATTATTCACCAGTGATTTTATTATCCAAAAAGCAAGATTATTTGTAAATAATATGCAAAAAGAATTCAAATTGATATTTAATAGAACAGTACATCATTTTCTAATTTATTTCAGAATTGAAAGAGGAAGAATTTAATTTGAGTTAGCTGGAACAGCACGAAATATATAGAGAAAACAGCTTCTTCAAGCTGTTTTTTTATTTTTATGAAACACAGTAATAACTCGATTTTAATAAAAGAGAGGATTATGCGAACTGTAGAATCAATATTTTTAACAAGACTAAATATTTTCCTTAAAAAATAATTAAACTCAAATTCAACTAAATTATTTTAAAAATCAGAATTAATTCAAAATTGATTCTGTAATTTGGATTGGTTTTTAAATAATTAAAAATGAAATGTCTTAATCTCTTTGGTATATTTTTATTTGCCCAATGTGTAATAGCTCAAAACAATGTATCCGATACTATTGTTTTAAAAGATACGGTACAAAATTTAAAGTTTAATTACAAACAATTAATTATTCCGACTGTATTAATTGGTTATGGATTTATTGGTCTTAATAGTGATCAGCTCAAGAGTTTTAATTCCGAGGTTAAAGAAGAGGTTAATGAGCATATTGACGAAAAAGTTACGATTGATGATTTTATGCAATATGCTCCAGCTGCTTCGGTTTATGTTTTAAATGCTTGTGGTGATGCGGGAAAAAATAATCTTAAAGACAGATCGATTATTTTGGCTAGTTCTTATCTTATGATGAGTGTTGCAGTTCTAGCTTTAAAAGATATTACTAAAGAAGAAAGGCCAGATGGCTCTTCCAACAATTCTTTTCCTTCGGGACATACGGCAACTGCTTTTGCTGGAGCCGAGTTTCTTTGGCAGGAATACAAAGACAAATCTATTTGGTACGGAGTAAGCGGTTATATTGTGGCTACAGCAACAGGTGTTTTTAGAGTTGTAAATAATAGGCATTGGGTTACAGATGTGGTTGCAGGAGCAGGAATTGGAATTCTAAGTACTAAGGTTGCTTATTGGATTTATCCTTATGTAAACAGAAAAATTTTTACTTCTAATAAAACTAAAGAAAATAAAGTTTCTTCGATGATTATGCCGTATTACAATGGTAAACAAATGGGATGCGGGTTAGTAATGCAATTTTAAAAGTGCATATAATTTCCTTTATTCTGTAAATGATATCATTTTATAGGATATGATATGATGTTAAAACATATAAGTCATGTAAGTTTTTAATTTGGATAAAATCAAATAAAAACATAGTTCATTTAAGTAAAACCAATAGCTTTATAAAGAGAGTTACTAACTTATATCCTCTTTTAATTACTATTTGATAATCTACTTCCTTTTTTAGCTTATATGACTTATATGTTTAAAATTATAGCTCTAAATCAAAATGCATAAAGTGTTTTTCATTTTTATAAATCAAAGCCAATAAAGTTGGTAATACGATTAAGAGCAAAGGAAGAGCAATAATAAAACCTCCAATAACTGCTATCGCAAGTGGTTGATGCAATTCAGAGCCAGTTCCCATTCCAATAGCCAAAGGCAACAAGGCAATTATAGCTCCTAAAGCTGTCATTAATTTGGGTCTCAATCGGGTGGAAATCGAATAGATTATAGATTCGTTTACATTTCTGGTCAATTTAAAGGTTTCTCTAAATTGTAAAAAGGTAAATATGGCATTTTCGCTTATAATTCCAACAATCATAATAATTCCTGTGTAGCTTCCCACGTTTAAAGGAGTCTGAGTTATAAAAAGTAAAAGATAACTACCAGAAATTCCTAAAATCGAAATCAAAAGAATCACCAAAGCAATACGAACATCTCGGAATAGAAATAAAATCACACCAAAAACCAATAAAGAAGAACTAATTAAAATTATCAACAATTCTTTAAAGGATTGTTGCTGTTCTTTGTAAGCTCCAGCATATTCGACATAATAACCACTTGGTAAATGAATCTCATCAGTTACCTTTTGCTGAATTTCCTGCATTACACTTCCTAAATCTCTATTGTCCAACCTCCCAGTAATCACTCCCATCATTTGTAAATTTTCACGCTGAATTTCAGCAATTCCTTTTTGAACAGAAATATCAACCAAACTGGAAATCGGTACAACTTGTCCATTAGGTAAGAACAATTGCAATTTTTTTATATCAGCCAATGTTCGGTTTTTAGAATTTGTATAGATCAATCTTATGGGAGTTGTTTGCTCATTTTCTAACAAACTACCCACAACATTTCCTTCGAGTGCCGTTTGCATTTGAAATTGTAAATCAGTAGGTGTAATTCCGAATTGTGCCAATTTTGTATAATTGGGTTCAATATTTATTGCAGGTCCCGCCAAAACGATTCCATCAAAAACGTCTGCGGTTCCTTCTACATTTTCAACAATTGCATTTACTTTTTTTGCTATTTTTTGTAATTCTGCCTGACTCGTTCCATAAATTTTCACTTCAATTGGCGAAACAGAACTCATCAAATCGCCAAGCATATCTCCAATTACCTGACCGAAATCAATTCGCAAAGCAGGTTGTGTAGCTTCAACTTTTTGACGAATTTCATCTATAACATCATTACTGGTTTTTGTTCTCTCTTTCTTTAATTGAATTAAATAATCACCGCTATTTGGTTCGGTAATAAAAAATCCCATTTGAGTTCCTGTTCGGCGACTATAGGCTTCCACTTCTGGAATTTGTACTATGATTTTTTCTACTTCTTTCAGCATTCTGTCGGTTTCTTCCAATGAAGTCCCTGGTGGACTCTCATAATCCAAAACAATGCTGCCTTCATCCATTTCGGGTAAAAAACCAGTTTCAAGATTGGGAAGAATTAGTATAATAGAAAGAATCAAAATGAGACAAAATCCAATACTGATAATGGGTTTGGCTATAAAATAAGCCACCCAATTCTGAGTTTTTACTTCATGAATTGGTTCTGTCTCTTTAGTAATAGTTGATTTTTTTTCATTTTTAGAAAGCACTAAATAAACAACAGGTAACAATAACCAGGTAACAAAAAAAGAACATACCAAAGTAATTATCATTGTATCTGTAAGTACTTTGAAATAAGAGCCTGCCACGCCACTCATCAATACAAAAGGAATAAAAATAACGATGGTACTTATTGATGAACCAACCATTGCCAGAAATAAATACCGAATTGCCTTTTGCAAAAGCGAAGTTGTTGGTTCTTCTGGATGTTCTTCGTGCGTTCTGTGAATTTGTTCGACAACAACAATCGCATCGTCAATAATTAAACCCAAAGCAGCAGCAATTGCTCCCAAAGTCATGATGTTAAACGTTTGCCCAGTCAGGTACAAAACAATAAGTGTTAATCCCAAAGTAACTGGGATAATAATTAAAATTGTGACACTGGCTTTTGCTGATTTCAAAAATAAAACAGCTACAATTATCGCTAATAATAACCCGATGAGTAAACTATCTGTGACACTTTTTACAGCATCATTTACAAAACTAGCTTGTTCATAATAAGGTTTAATTTTGATGGTTGACGGCAGAATTTTTTTTAAAGCTTCCACTTTTTTATTCATCTCATCGGTAAGAGTAATCAAATTCGAATTTGGTTGTTTGATCACCGCAATTAGTATGCTTTCTTTACCATTTGCATTGACTTTTATGTATTCTTTAGCTTCCCGAATTTCAACGCTGCAAATATCTTTTAGCGTTACAATTCCTTTACCATTATTGAGAATAACAAGGTTTTCGAGTTCTTCTTTTTTATCAACCTGAGCATTGGTAATGGTGAGATACAAATAGCGATAGTCTGATAAATACCCATTTGATTTTATAAAATTGGTTTGACTCATCACTTGAGTAATTGTATTTGGACTAATGCCAAGTGTTCTCATTTTATCAAAATCCAAAGACAACCAATATTCCTTTTCTTTACCACCAATTATTCTAATTTCGGAAACACCGCCAATCTGAGAAAGGAATGGTTTGATAGTATAATTGGCAATTTTCTTGAGTTCAATCGCCGACATTCCTTTTCCCTCCATAGCATAACCAATAACAGGAAGGATGGAAGGATTCATTTTTTCGACCGTAATTTGCGTATCAGGTGGAAGATCATTTTTTATTTGTTCGATTTGTTCTGCAATTCGGGTTTTTGCCAAATCAATGTCAGAATTCCAGTCCATAAAAGCCGATATTTCGCAACTTCCTCTACTTGTTGTACTACGAATATTTTGTAAATCAGGAACTTTTTTGATCACATTTTCTAGCGGTTTGGTAACCATAATCATCATTTTGTCGACAGGTTGTTGTCCTGCATCGGCTATGATTTTTATTTTAGGAAAAGTTATTTCTGGAAATAAACTCGTTTGCATTTTTGAATAAGCAAAAAAACCACCCAAAATAATTAGGAAGATAATAGTGCTTAAACCATGCTTATGTCGAACAAAAAAGTTTTTCATGTATAATTATTTTGCTATCACTTTAACCTGAATAGTATCTTCAACGCCATAATTCCCAGTAAGTAAAATTTTATCATCATGAGTCAAAATTGGCGAAACAATCTCCACTCTGTCTAGAGTTTCAATTCCTTTTTTGATTGGAATTTTTATGGCTGTCGATTCGTTGATCAATTCCATAATCCAAAAATCAGTTTCCGTTTCATCAGTCAAAACAGCAGCTTTTGGCAGCGAAATTGTTTTTGTATTTGAACTTTTATGAATCCTAACTTTTACAATCAAATTCTCGGGTATATTTTGTTTGGCATTAATTTTTAAAACCACATTTTGGGTTTGAGACGTGGCATCAACAGTTGGCATAAATTTTTGAACGCTTGCTTTTATTGATGAATTGTCTGGAAGCAACACTTCCAATTGGTTTCCGATAGCAATATATTTTTTTAATTCATAAGGTAAACTCAAAACTATAGCAAAGCTTTTGACATCATTTATTGTTACCAAAGCATCTCCATCCTGAACGTAATCTCCTTGCTGAACATTTACAGAAGTAACATAACCAGTTGTATTTGCTCTAACTTTTAGTGCTTCACCAAAATGTAAACTTGGGTCAATATTATTTACTGTATTTCCTAAAACTTTTGATTCTCTAGTTTTTATCGAAAATAGAACAGCTCCCTTTGAAACAAAATCATTGGTTGCAACATTTACAGAATTTAAATAACCAGTGGCGTTTGCTTTAATTACATTTTTTACCAAATAAGTAGCAGTTGCATTCAAATCAGTATAACTAACAATTGCCGTTGTATCAATCGTAGTTAAAGTAACTGGAATCTTTTTCTCAACTTCTTTTTCGGCTTGAGGTGTTTCTTTACATCCAATAAAAAAGGGGAGTATTAGGGTTAAAAGCAATGTTTTTTTTTTCATATTATTAGTCATTAAAACTCCAATAATTAATTTCATTAATAATTTGAAGTTTGTTGATGTAATTTTGAGTGATAGCACTTTTAATAGAAAGTAAATTCCCAACGGCAATAATATACTCGGTGATTTGTGCATCGCCAGTAACAAATAACTTTTTGTCGGCTTCTATTAGGGCATCAGCTATTTTGAGTTGTACTTGTAGTTGCTTTTCGACGTCATTAACTTGATTTAATTTCTGATTCAAAATCAATAGTTGTTGCCTAAATTGTTTGTTAAAATTGTTTTTGTAAGCCAAATTGGTAGCCAAAGCCGTTTCGTTTTTCTGATGTTGCAAACTGCGTTGATTGCCATCATAAATAGGAATTGATAATCCAGCGCCAACACTGAAGCCAAAATTTTTATATGGTTGATAATAAAGACTTGATAAATATCCCGCATCAGCAAGCAAAGAAATTGAGGGTTTGTAGGCATTGTCAATCAGTTTACTTTGGTTATCAATTTTTAGACTATCTACTTCAAATTGTTTTAAAAATATAGTTTTATCTGATGAAGTAATTGTTTTGAGTTCTACTTCAGGTTTTTTCAAATTCACAAAAGTAGTATCAGTTTCACCTGAAAGGTAGTTTAGCAAAGCTAAATCATTTTGGTATTGTTGTTTCAATTGCAACAGAGTCAATTCTTGTTGCTTTACTGCCGCATTAAAAATCAAATAATCGGTTTGTTTATAAATGGAATTTTGTGTCAACTTTTTTAGAATAGAAGTTTCATCTTTTAAAAGCGTTGCTATTTTTTGATTGTAGTCGATTTGATCTGAAGTTCCAAAAGCAGTTATATATTGAGAAATAATTGATTTGTTTAAATCCTTTGTGGCCACTTTTTGATTTAAAACCAAAGCATCCTTTATTATTTTAAATGTTTCTGATTGTGAATTGATTTGATTTTTACTCATTATGCGCTTATTCACACCCAATAATCCCGAAATAGACTGACCATTAGTTATTGCTTCGTCATAACCAACATGATTAATAATTGGAGCATACATAGCATTTAAATTCCCTGTAACCAATGGTTTTTGATTAGCACGAAACAACAAACTATCAATAGATGTAGCTTCGATTTGATTGTTATAATCTTTTAGTAATGGAGAATTCTTCTGTGCTTTCTCGAGGAAATAGTTTAAATTCTTTTCTTGGGAAAAGGACTTAAAAAAGCAGAGAAAAAGTATGGTTAAAAGCCTGAATGTCATTGTATAAAATTAATCAAAATTATAAACTATTGAGCAGTATTTTCAATAACTAAAACTGCAAAAGAATTGGGCTTAATTGTAGCTCTTGGATTAGGGATTTCTACTGTTGCTTCAGGTTTTGTTCCAAATTCAGCCGTCGGCGAATACAATTGATTTGTCGTTTTATTCAAAGTAATAGTTCGTGCCCCTTTTTGTGTTGCAATAGTCTCTACAACAGAAAATTTATCGGCGCTATATTCTTTTACAACCGTAATAGTTCCTTCACCATTAGAGCTAAAAGCAAGTTTCTTTTTAGCATCAAAAGCAACACCATCACAACCATCTCCAATAGGCAAAGTCGTTATGATTTTACCATTTAAAGCATTTACAACAATCATTAATTTATTACCACAGACAGAAAATAATCTATTTGTTTCTAAATCTAAAGCCAAACCTGATGGCTCGTCTCCTGGAGCAATACTCCATGTATTAACTACTGTTAATGTACTGGTATTTATTGTTTTTATTTGATTTTTATCTTCTATGTTTACATAAATTAACCCTTTAGTATTGGTGACTGAGAATTCCGGTTTTCCACCAAGCGGAATCGACTTTATTTCTTTATTGGTATTGGCATCAATGACTGTAGCATTTTTACTAGTTGCATTGTAGGTAAAGACTTTTTTAGAAAAAGAATCATATAAAATAGCGTCTGGTTTAACGCCACTAATTTTTACTTTTTCAATTAATTCAAAAGTCTTTAAATTGATTATGGTTACTGAATTGTCTTTTCCATTGCTAATAAACGCTTTATTTAAATCATTGGCAATCGCAATACCGTGTACTCCCTTAGTATCTGGAATTGTTGTAATAGTTACATCTGATTTTAAATCAATAACATTTACAACGTTACCGTGAGAAACAAATAAATGTTGATTTACTTCGTCAACAGCAAGATAATCCCAACCTTCATTTCCAATTATATTTATTTTTTTTGAAACTGAATAATTTTGCGAATTTGAATGTTGGATAAAAAAAACGAACAAGAATAAAAGGATAGTGTGTTTCATTTGTATTGTGTTTTATTAGATTTAAAATACAGTAACAAATTTAGTAGTGGATTCTGTAGGAAGTTTGAATTTTTAAAATTTTATACTAAAAACATGAAGGTTATTGTCAAAAGCATAATTGATTTGCCATTGGTTGAGTTCGGTTATTTTTTTTATAATGGCAAGACCAAGACCATTTCCTTGTGAGGAAGGATTTGTTTTGGAAAAGCGATTGAATAATTTGTCAATTACCATTAGTTTTGGTTGTCCAGTGTTCAAGAATGTCAACATGTTGTCTTCTATACGAATAATGATTTTTCCGTTCATTACATTGTGACGAATGGCATTCAAAAACAAGTTATTGATTAATACTTCTGTTAAAGAAGAATTTCCAGTAATGCTAAGCTCAGTATTGAATTCAGTAACAATGCTAAGGTTTTTTGCTTTGGCTTGTTCTGTAAAAAAGTCAAGGTGCTTATTTATAAAGTCATTTAAAATTATAATGTTCTTTTCAAGATAGTTTCCATTATCAATTTTTGAAAGCAATAAAAGATTTTTGTTGAGTC
The Flavobacterium sp. 5 DNA segment above includes these coding regions:
- a CDS encoding TolC family protein, with amino-acid sequence MTFRLLTILFLCFFKSFSQEKNLNYFLEKAQKNSPLLKDYNNQIEATSIDSLLFRANQKPLVTGNLNAMYAPIINHVGYDEAITNGQSISGLLGVNKRIMSKNQINSQSETFKIIKDALVLNQKVATKDLNKSIISQYITAFGTSDQIDYNQKIATLLKDETSILKKLTQNSIYKQTDYLIFNAAVKQQELTLLQLKQQYQNDLALLNYLSGETDTTFVNLKKPEVELKTITSSDKTIFLKQFEVDSLKIDNQSKLIDNAYKPSISLLADAGYLSSLYYQPYKNFGFSVGAGLSIPIYDGNQRSLQHQKNETALATNLAYKNNFNKQFRQQLLILNQKLNQVNDVEKQLQVQLKIADALIEADKKLFVTGDAQITEYIIAVGNLLSIKSAITQNYINKLQIINEINYWSFND
- a CDS encoding efflux RND transporter permease subunit codes for the protein MKNFFVRHKHGLSTIIFLIILGGFFAYSKMQTSLFPEITFPKIKIIADAGQQPVDKMMIMVTKPLENVIKKVPDLQNIRSTTSRGSCEISAFMDWNSDIDLAKTRIAEQIEQIKNDLPPDTQITVEKMNPSILPVIGYAMEGKGMSAIELKKIANYTIKPFLSQIGGVSEIRIIGGKEKEYWLSLDFDKMRTLGISPNTITQVMSQTNFIKSNGYLSDYRYLYLTITNAQVDKKEELENLVILNNGKGIVTLKDICSVEIREAKEYIKVNANGKESILIAVIKQPNSNLITLTDEMNKKVEALKKILPSTIKIKPYYEQASFVNDAVKSVTDSLLIGLLLAIIVAVLFLKSAKASVTILIIIPVTLGLTLIVLYLTGQTFNIMTLGAIAAALGLIIDDAIVVVEQIHRTHEEHPEEPTTSLLQKAIRYLFLAMVGSSISTIVIFIPFVLMSGVAGSYFKVLTDTMIITLVCSFFVTWLLLPVVYLVLSKNEKKSTITKETEPIHEVKTQNWVAYFIAKPIISIGFCLILILSIILILPNLETGFLPEMDEGSIVLDYESPPGTSLEETDRMLKEVEKIIVQIPEVEAYSRRTGTQMGFFITEPNSGDYLIQLKKERTKTSNDVIDEIRQKVEATQPALRIDFGQVIGDMLGDLMSSVSPIEVKIYGTSQAELQKIAKKVNAIVENVEGTADVFDGIVLAGPAINIEPNYTKLAQFGITPTDLQFQMQTALEGNVVGSLLENEQTTPIRLIYTNSKNRTLADIKKLQLFLPNGQVVPISSLVDISVQKGIAEIQRENLQMMGVITGRLDNRDLGSVMQEIQQKVTDEIHLPSGYYVEYAGAYKEQQQSFKELLIILISSSLLVFGVILFLFRDVRIALVILLISILGISGSYLLLFITQTPLNVGSYTGIIMIVGIISENAIFTFLQFRETFKLTRNVNESIIYSISTRLRPKLMTALGAIIALLPLAIGMGTGSELHQPLAIAVIGGFIIALPLLLIVLPTLLALIYKNEKHFMHFDLEL
- a CDS encoding efflux RND transporter periplasmic adaptor subunit, which produces MKKKTLLLTLILPFFIGCKETPQAEKEVEKKIPVTLTTIDTTAIVSYTDLNATATYLVKNVIKANATGYLNSVNVATNDFVSKGAVLFSIKTRESKVLGNTVNNIDPSLHFGEALKVRANTTGYVTSVNVQQGDYVQDGDALVTINDVKSFAIVLSLPYELKKYIAIGNQLEVLLPDNSSIKASVQKFMPTVDATSQTQNVVLKINAKQNIPENLIVKVRIHKSSNTKTISLPKAAVLTDETETDFWIMELINESTAIKIPIKKGIETLDRVEIVSPILTHDDKILLTGNYGVEDTIQVKVIAK
- a CDS encoding YncE family protein; amino-acid sequence: MKHTILLFLFVFFIQHSNSQNYSVSKKINIIGNEGWDYLAVDEVNQHLFVSHGNVVNVIDLKSDVTITTIPDTKGVHGIAIANDLNKAFISNGKDNSVTIINLKTFELIEKVKISGVKPDAILYDSFSKKVFTYNATSKNATVIDANTNKEIKSIPLGGKPEFSVTNTKGLIYVNIEDKNQIKTINTSTLTVVNTWSIAPGDEPSGLALDLETNRLFSVCGNKLMIVVNALNGKIITTLPIGDGCDGVAFDAKKKLAFSSNGEGTITVVKEYSADKFSVVETIATQKGARTITLNKTTNQLYSPTAEFGTKPEATVEIPNPRATIKPNSFAVLVIENTAQ